One genomic window of Methanosalsum zhilinae DSM 4017 includes the following:
- the ilvC gene encoding ketol-acid reductoisomerase: MVKMYYNEDADLDVLKDKTVTVLGYGSQGHAQAQNLHDSGINVIVGLRKGSARWKQAEKDGLTVKTVPEAVKSADIIQILLPDEVQSRVYENDIMPYLESGNAIVFSHGFNIHYNQIIPPEDVDVYMVAPKSPGHLVRRTFKEGTGVPGLIAIYQDATGDAHKLALAHAKGVGCTRAGVFETTFREETETDLFGEQVDLCGGVASLIKMSFEVLVEAGYKPEMAYFETLHELKLIVDLIHEGGLEKMWYSVSNTAEYGGLTVGPKVINELSREAMYEALERIQNGEFAREFVLEGKVNNPVLTSMERQEREHPIELVGKDLRAKMPWLNSELNED; the protein is encoded by the coding sequence ATGGTCAAAATGTATTATAATGAAGATGCAGATCTTGATGTATTGAAGGATAAGACGGTAACCGTACTGGGTTATGGTAGTCAGGGGCATGCACAGGCACAGAACCTGCATGATTCAGGAATAAATGTTATTGTGGGTCTTAGAAAGGGAAGTGCACGCTGGAAGCAGGCTGAAAAGGATGGACTTACTGTAAAGACTGTTCCTGAAGCCGTCAAAAGTGCAGATATTATTCAGATATTGCTGCCTGACGAAGTCCAGTCCAGAGTGTATGAAAATGATATCATGCCATATCTGGAATCAGGAAATGCAATTGTCTTCTCCCACGGCTTCAATATTCATTACAATCAGATCATACCTCCAGAAGATGTAGATGTATATATGGTGGCCCCAAAAAGTCCCGGACATCTTGTAAGGCGTACTTTCAAGGAAGGAACCGGAGTTCCTGGCCTGATAGCAATCTACCAGGATGCAACTGGTGATGCCCATAAACTGGCCCTTGCTCATGCAAAAGGAGTCGGATGTACAAGAGCAGGTGTGTTTGAAACAACCTTCCGTGAAGAAACTGAAACTGATCTGTTTGGAGAGCAGGTTGATCTGTGTGGTGGAGTTGCGTCTCTTATCAAGATGTCATTTGAGGTACTTGTGGAAGCTGGTTATAAACCGGAAATGGCATATTTTGAAACCCTCCACGAATTAAAGCTTATTGTGGACCTGATTCATGAAGGCGGGCTCGAAAAAATGTGGTACTCAGTATCCAACACAGCAGAATACGGCGGCCTTACAGTTGGTCCAAAGGTGATCAATGAACTATCCCGTGAAGCTATGTATGAGGCACTGGAAAGAATCCAGAATGGAGAATTTGCCAGAGAATTCGTTCTTGAAGGAAAGGTTAACAACCCGGTATTAACTTCAATGGAGAGACAGGAACGCGAACATCCAATTGAACTGGTTGGAAAAGACCTGCGGGCTAAAATGCCGTGGCTTAACAGTGAACTTAATGAAGACTGA
- the ilvN gene encoding acetolactate synthase small subunit: protein MKHTLAVLVENKHGVLTRVAGLFSRRGYNIDSLAVGITEDPSISRMTIVVRGDDQVLEQVVKQLNKLIDVIRVTDIESGESVGRELALIKVAADVNSRSEIIQIVDIFRARIVDVSAKSLIIEVTGDEEKIKAIEKLLRPFGIKELARTGKIALTRGSKKV from the coding sequence ATGAAGCATACACTGGCAGTTCTGGTAGAAAACAAGCACGGGGTACTTACAAGAGTTGCAGGTTTGTTTTCAAGAAGAGGATATAATATAGACAGTCTTGCAGTTGGAATTACTGAGGATCCAAGTATATCCAGAATGACAATTGTAGTAAGAGGTGATGATCAGGTTCTTGAACAGGTGGTCAAGCAGCTCAATAAGCTCATTGATGTTATTCGTGTCACAGATATCGAATCCGGGGAATCCGTTGGTCGTGAACTTGCATTGATCAAGGTAGCAGCTGATGTAAATAGCAGATCGGAAATAATTCAGATCGTAGATATATTCAGAGCAAGAATAGTAGATGTATCAGCAAAATCCCTGATCATAGAAGTTACAGGTGATGAAGAGAAAATAAAGGCAATTGAAAAGCTATTAAGGCCTTTTGGAATTAAAGAGCTTGCAAGAACAGGCAAAATAGCTCTTACAAGAGGTTCAAAAAAAGTGTGA
- a CDS encoding acetolactate synthase large subunit yields the protein MGDSNNKMSGARALIECLYREGVDTIFGYPGGAVLPIYDELYNSSIKHILVRHEQSAAHAADGYARATGKTGVCIATSGPGATNLVTGIATAYMDSVPIVAITGQVPSPMIGNDAFQEANITGITLPITKHNYLVQDVADLPRIVKEAFHIASTGRPGPVLIDLPKDITTDEIEFYYPEKVELRSYKPTYKGNIQQIRKAADEINKSSQPVIYAGGGIICSNASDELLEFAEKGSIPVTTTLTGMGAFPGDHPLYLGMLGMHGTKYANYAIQEADLLIAVGVRFDDRVTGKIESFAPNAKIIHIDIDPAEISKNLKVNIPIVGDAKWVLKALTKVMEQNSTQNWINKIDEWKRKYPLHYMTDMSLKPQYIIEQIHEACNDAIIVTEVGQHQMWAAQYYKYNQPRTFLTSGGLGTMGYGFPAAIGAKVGMPNKTVFDIAGDGSFQMNSHELATVVSHNIPVIIAILNNGYLGMVRQWQELFFGRRYSSTCIRDSVDFVKLAEAYGALGIRVDKPEDVRPAIEKAIASKRPTLIDFIVECEENVSPMVPAGAAINEILDLEVKK from the coding sequence ATGGGAGATTCAAATAATAAAATGTCAGGTGCTCGTGCTCTTATAGAATGCCTGTATAGAGAAGGTGTTGATACCATATTCGGTTATCCCGGTGGTGCAGTACTCCCAATATATGATGAGTTGTACAATTCAAGTATAAAACATATACTTGTGCGTCACGAGCAGTCCGCTGCACATGCTGCAGACGGATATGCCAGAGCAACAGGAAAAACTGGAGTATGTATTGCAACATCAGGTCCGGGAGCCACAAACCTGGTTACAGGAATCGCTACAGCATACATGGATTCAGTGCCTATTGTTGCTATCACAGGACAGGTCCCAAGCCCCATGATAGGAAACGATGCGTTTCAGGAAGCAAATATTACCGGAATCACCCTTCCAATAACAAAGCACAATTACCTGGTACAGGACGTAGCAGATCTTCCAAGGATAGTCAAAGAAGCATTTCATATAGCTTCAACAGGAAGGCCCGGACCGGTGCTTATAGACCTGCCAAAAGATATCACTACTGATGAAATTGAGTTCTACTATCCTGAAAAGGTGGAGCTTAGAAGCTATAAGCCAACCTACAAAGGTAATATCCAGCAGATCAGGAAAGCTGCAGATGAAATAAACAAATCATCCCAGCCTGTAATATATGCTGGAGGAGGCATTATATGTTCAAATGCAAGTGATGAGCTTCTGGAATTTGCAGAAAAGGGGAGTATTCCGGTCACCACCACACTGACCGGTATGGGAGCATTCCCTGGAGATCACCCTCTATACCTGGGTATGCTTGGAATGCATGGAACAAAATACGCCAATTATGCAATACAGGAAGCAGATCTGCTTATAGCGGTAGGTGTAAGATTTGATGACAGGGTCACAGGTAAAATAGAATCATTTGCACCAAACGCGAAAATAATCCATATTGATATCGATCCTGCAGAAATATCAAAGAATCTGAAAGTAAATATTCCTATTGTAGGCGATGCAAAGTGGGTTCTGAAGGCACTTACAAAAGTAATGGAACAGAACAGTACCCAGAACTGGATAAATAAGATCGATGAATGGAAGAGAAAATATCCACTTCATTACATGACAGATATGTCTCTAAAGCCGCAATATATAATAGAGCAGATACATGAAGCATGCAATGATGCAATCATCGTAACAGAGGTAGGTCAGCACCAGATGTGGGCTGCACAGTATTATAAATACAACCAACCAAGGACTTTTCTGACATCAGGAGGACTTGGTACAATGGGATACGGTTTTCCTGCAGCTATTGGTGCCAAGGTTGGAATGCCGAATAAAACCGTGTTTGACATTGCAGGTGACGGGTCATTCCAGATGAACTCACATGAGCTGGCAACAGTGGTCTCCCATAATATTCCTGTCATAATAGCAATCCTGAACAATGGCTATCTTGGGATGGTCAGACAGTGGCAGGAACTCTTCTTTGGAAGAAGATATTCATCCACATGTATAAGAGACAGCGTGGATTTTGTCAAACTTGCAGAAGCATATGGGGCTCTTGGTATCCGGGTAGATAAACCAGAAGACGTACGCCCTGCAATAGAAAAAGCAATCGCTTCTAAGAGACCCACCTTGATTGATTTTATTGTAGAGTGTGAAGAAAATGTATCTCCAATGGTACCTGCTGGAGCAGCAATCAATGAAATACTGGACCTTGAGGTAAAAAAATGA
- a CDS encoding (R)-citramalate synthase: protein MILFQNIRFLDTTLRDGEQTPGVALSTEEKLLIAQKLDDLGISTIEAGSAITSAGERESIKAITAEGLNAEICSYCRVMKPDVDYALECDVDSIHLVVPVSDLHINVKLRKDRETVRRMAMDVTEYAKDHGLIVELSGEDASRADLDFLKSLYTSGIDAGADRICFCDTVGLLVPEKTGTIFKDLSSSLSVPVAIHCHDDFGLAVSNTLSALRNGAQEAHMTINGIGERAGNTSFEEVVMALEWLYRYNTGIKCDEIYKVSRLVSRLTGIAVAVNKSLVGANAFTHEAGIHVHGLIADTSTYEPMKPEMIGRQRKVVLGKHAGKSSVTLALKELGLEADASQLNEIVSRVKELGDHGKKITDSDLQSIAETVLEIYRESKVNLEEFTVVSGNKITPTASVKLRLNGDNVVEAGIGDGPVDAAINAIKKAIAGVADIQLEEYHVDAITGGTDALVEVIVKLSKDGRMVTSRGARTDIIMASVEAVLNGINQLMQE from the coding sequence ATTATATTATTCCAAAATATACGTTTTCTGGATACTACACTAAGAGATGGTGAGCAAACACCTGGTGTTGCACTCTCAACTGAGGAAAAGCTTCTGATCGCACAAAAGCTGGATGATCTGGGGATATCTACTATTGAAGCCGGATCAGCCATTACTTCCGCAGGAGAAAGAGAATCAATTAAAGCAATAACTGCTGAAGGTCTGAATGCGGAGATATGTAGTTACTGCAGGGTCATGAAACCTGATGTAGATTACGCACTGGAATGTGATGTGGATTCAATACATCTGGTCGTACCTGTATCCGATCTCCATATAAATGTAAAGCTTAGAAAGGACCGTGAAACTGTGCGCCGGATGGCAATGGATGTCACAGAGTATGCAAAGGATCACGGACTGATTGTGGAGTTAAGCGGGGAAGATGCATCCAGAGCAGATCTTGATTTTCTCAAATCCCTCTATACCAGTGGAATTGATGCAGGAGCGGACAGAATATGCTTCTGTGATACTGTAGGTCTGCTGGTTCCTGAAAAAACAGGGACGATATTTAAGGATCTTTCATCCTCCCTCAGTGTACCTGTAGCTATACACTGCCATGATGATTTCGGTCTGGCAGTATCCAACACACTCTCTGCACTAAGAAACGGTGCACAGGAAGCCCATATGACAATAAACGGAATTGGTGAGAGAGCTGGAAATACATCTTTTGAGGAAGTTGTAATGGCTCTTGAATGGCTTTACAGGTACAATACAGGTATAAAGTGTGATGAGATATACAAAGTATCAAGATTGGTAAGCCGCCTGACAGGTATTGCAGTTGCAGTCAACAAGTCACTGGTCGGTGCAAATGCATTCACACATGAAGCAGGGATACATGTTCATGGACTCATTGCAGACACTTCTACATACGAACCTATGAAACCCGAAATGATCGGCAGGCAGAGAAAAGTAGTCCTTGGCAAACATGCAGGTAAAAGCTCCGTGACACTTGCCCTGAAGGAGCTTGGACTTGAAGCAGATGCATCACAACTTAATGAGATTGTATCCAGAGTCAAAGAACTGGGAGACCACGGTAAAAAAATAACAGATTCAGATCTACAGTCCATTGCAGAAACTGTTCTGGAAATATATCGTGAATCGAAAGTAAATCTTGAAGAATTTACAGTGGTTTCCGGAAATAAGATAACCCCTACAGCATCTGTAAAGCTCAGGCTTAATGGTGATAATGTCGTTGAAGCAGGAATTGGTGACGGACCTGTGGATGCTGCAATTAATGCCATCAAAAAAGCAATTGCAGGGGTTGCAGATATTCAACTGGAAGAGTATCATGTAGATGCTATAACCGGTGGCACTGATGCTCTGGTGGAAGTGATTGTCAAATTGTCAAAAGATGGCAGGATGGTAACTTCCAGAGGTGCACGAACAGATATAATCATGGCTTCTGTTGAAGCTGTCTTGAACGGAATAAATCAGCTGATGCAGGAATGA